One genomic region from Shewanella aestuarii encodes:
- a CDS encoding LysR family transcriptional regulator, which produces MINQQWLTTFITLVEVGHFTQTAEKLFMTQPGVSQHIKKLEQQVNNALINRIGKRFELTDAGIALFEYAKLQQAQQQELLRTMTLDEPFVGACRIGCSGSMAALLYPHLIALQQQHQQLSMHLEAGPNQRILSDLQANKIDIGILTHQVTEADCMSVEIGKQSLCLVLPNKVRGEAIAKQVTFDDLAKLGMINHPDAKHYWQQITQAFFNPYQQQADKIKLNGYVNQLNQILLPVASGLGFTVLPEFAVRSFSQQQDIQIGYLDKQAIQLFEPLYLVHKRYRPLASRYEKIQQLIIELI; this is translated from the coding sequence ATGATTAATCAGCAATGGTTAACAACATTTATCACTCTGGTGGAAGTGGGTCACTTTACTCAAACAGCAGAAAAGTTGTTTATGACTCAACCTGGGGTCAGCCAGCATATTAAAAAACTAGAGCAGCAAGTGAATAATGCATTAATTAATCGAATTGGTAAGCGCTTTGAGTTGACTGATGCTGGTATTGCTTTATTTGAGTATGCCAAGTTGCAGCAAGCACAACAGCAAGAGTTATTACGAACCATGACCTTAGACGAGCCGTTTGTGGGTGCTTGTCGAATTGGTTGTTCTGGCTCGATGGCCGCATTGTTATACCCGCATTTAATTGCCCTTCAACAACAGCATCAGCAATTGTCGATGCACTTAGAAGCAGGTCCTAATCAGCGAATATTATCGGATTTACAAGCGAACAAAATTGATATTGGTATTTTAACTCATCAAGTGACTGAAGCAGATTGCATGAGTGTAGAGATAGGTAAACAGTCTTTATGTTTAGTATTGCCTAACAAAGTGCGGGGGGAAGCGATTGCTAAGCAAGTAACATTTGATGATTTAGCCAAACTTGGGATGATTAATCACCCTGATGCTAAGCATTATTGGCAGCAAATAACGCAAGCTTTTTTCAATCCATATCAACAACAAGCTGATAAGATTAAGCTTAATGGTTATGTGAATCAGCTCAATCAAATATTATTGCCTGTTGCCAGTGGGTTAGGATTTACTGTTTTACCTGAGTTTGCAGTGCGCAGTTTTTCCCAGCAACAAGATATTCAAATCGGCTATTTAGATAAACAAGCGATTCAATTATTTGAACCGCTTTATTTGGTACATAAACGTTATCGGCCGCTGGCAAGTCGATATGAAAAAATACAACAGTTGATTATAGAGTTAATTTAA
- the apt gene encoding adenine phosphoribosyltransferase, translating to MMMNKDSLALIKQSIKTIPDYPKPGIMFRDVTSLLEDADAYKATIALLVAQYQSKGFTKVVGTEARGFLFGAPLALELGIGFVPVRKPGKLPRETIAQTYDLEYGTDTLEIHTDAINANDKVLVIDDLLATGGTIEATVKLIRQLGGQVEHAAFIINLPEIGGEKRLQAMGIEVLSLCEFEGE from the coding sequence ATTATGATGAATAAAGACAGTCTCGCTTTAATTAAGCAGAGCATTAAAACCATTCCTGACTATCCAAAACCAGGCATTATGTTTCGTGATGTGACCAGTCTATTGGAAGATGCTGACGCTTATAAAGCGACTATTGCTTTATTAGTGGCTCAATACCAATCGAAAGGCTTTACCAAGGTAGTCGGTACTGAAGCGCGTGGTTTTCTGTTTGGTGCCCCTTTGGCACTTGAGTTAGGCATTGGTTTTGTTCCTGTGCGTAAGCCGGGTAAATTACCACGGGAAACGATCGCGCAAACTTATGATTTAGAATATGGTACTGACACCTTAGAAATTCATACTGATGCCATCAATGCTAACGATAAAGTGTTAGTGATTGATGACTTATTGGCAACAGGTGGCACGATTGAAGCAACGGTTAAGTTAATTCGTCAATTAGGTGGTCAGGTTGAACATGCGGCTTTTATCATTAATCTACCTGAGATTGGCGGTGAAAAACGTTTACAAGCTATGGGCATTGAAGTCCTTAGTTTATGTGAGTTTGAGGGCGAGTAA
- the dnaX gene encoding DNA polymerase III subunit gamma/tau: MSYQVLARKWRPAKFEQMVGQSHVLLALTNALSQQRLHHAYLFTGTRGVGKTSLARLFAKGLNCEQGVTANPCGVCSSCEEIAQGRFVDLIEVDAASRTKVDDTRELLDNVQYRPSRGRYKVYLIDEVHMLSRSSFNALLKTLEEPPEHVKFLLATTDPQKLPVTVLSRCLQFNLKSLSQDEIAKQLDFVLTQEQLPHEPQALTLLAKAANGSMRDALSLTDQAIAFGSGQVMFQQVQSMLGSIDEKQVIALLKALCDADIAPLMQTVSKVLAFGADAQEVLRSLLELLHQITLTQFAPSAAQASLYSEQILAFAQQLAPEQVQLYYQMLLAGRKDLPFAPDPKSGLEMALLRAVAFVPEKQTKRWVTQTPAKVDLDKIESSPAENSLQHSTALTKQEVIETRPKSIVDRAVSHGNPLDTVANTTDTIENALSANQDLIVNQDDATETRVAQHTEDNNDDDNSELVAQQAILLSQAQSLGYQAEPRLDDSPEQTSAVAEAPSVPDVHSSENAQMALNDKSTDNASLANQVDLLSSSGKAQNNESHHGNDNLSEALFAASASGADNDYQDYNEMSLSFIDDEQDNQDYFDDYVAYTQQESSDTIVATESQQPVIPQSSSADVKTEHNQSDEDPLDDILDRVIASRNALLADVNALKSGDETSIKPSSNKTASSPLAPQKSELKQQPSTSDLAKEDLTDQLKQQANQGPLASENHLKAPLTNDLLSVDAFQPTPIIEQEPASVALQTDSVFTTVKPINIEPNESVNTKNESYDRPPWEAPSEAEIQQQEQDAQSLLASSKTAHVNDLAPVQPAPIENKQLEVSAQTSLSTTVHQITGNQLDLDWYKIMAEVKVGGRVRQLGVNSLCEAIESPLKLLLKPDQKHLSAEVAIEQLQDALSNYLGTDIQVEVEIGQNPSRETPLELRKRFHRELLQQAQQSILTDSNIQWMINHLAAQLDQDSVVYPAEQLTGVAEQIPARLN; encoded by the coding sequence ATGTCTTATCAGGTGTTAGCCCGCAAATGGCGCCCTGCCAAATTTGAGCAAATGGTTGGTCAGTCGCATGTGCTATTGGCACTGACAAACGCATTAAGTCAGCAACGTTTACATCATGCTTATTTATTTACTGGCACTCGTGGTGTGGGTAAAACCAGTTTAGCTCGCTTATTTGCTAAAGGATTGAACTGTGAGCAAGGTGTTACAGCAAATCCTTGTGGGGTATGTTCAAGCTGTGAAGAGATTGCTCAAGGGCGTTTTGTCGACCTTATTGAAGTCGATGCCGCTTCTCGCACTAAGGTAGACGATACTCGTGAGTTGCTCGACAATGTGCAATATCGTCCATCTCGTGGTCGATATAAAGTGTACCTCATTGATGAAGTGCATATGCTTTCTCGAAGCAGTTTTAATGCATTACTTAAAACCCTTGAAGAGCCACCTGAGCATGTTAAATTTTTATTAGCGACTACAGATCCGCAAAAATTGCCTGTCACAGTATTATCCCGTTGTCTGCAATTTAATTTAAAAAGTCTTTCTCAAGATGAAATTGCTAAGCAATTAGACTTTGTATTAACCCAAGAACAATTGCCCCATGAACCACAAGCACTGACGTTATTAGCAAAAGCAGCTAATGGCAGTATGCGGGATGCGCTAAGTTTAACGGATCAAGCGATTGCGTTTGGCTCAGGGCAAGTCATGTTTCAGCAAGTACAATCAATGCTAGGTAGTATTGATGAAAAACAGGTTATTGCGCTATTAAAAGCATTATGTGACGCCGATATTGCACCATTAATGCAAACTGTGTCCAAGGTATTAGCGTTTGGTGCTGATGCTCAAGAGGTATTGCGCAGTTTATTAGAATTGCTTCACCAAATTACCTTAACACAATTTGCGCCATCAGCAGCGCAAGCCTCCTTATATAGCGAACAAATTTTAGCCTTTGCCCAGCAATTAGCGCCTGAGCAAGTTCAACTCTATTACCAAATGCTACTAGCAGGCCGTAAAGATTTGCCTTTTGCACCAGATCCTAAGTCAGGGCTTGAAATGGCGTTATTACGTGCTGTGGCTTTTGTGCCAGAAAAACAAACCAAACGTTGGGTCACGCAAACACCTGCGAAAGTTGATTTAGACAAGATTGAATCATCTCCGGCTGAGAACTCGCTTCAACACTCAACCGCTTTAACTAAGCAAGAGGTCATTGAGACTCGCCCAAAGTCGATAGTTGATAGGGCTGTTAGCCACGGCAATCCGCTAGATACAGTTGCTAATACTACCGATACGATTGAGAACGCGCTAAGCGCCAATCAAGATCTTATCGTTAATCAAGATGATGCTACTGAAACAAGAGTAGCCCAACATACTGAAGATAATAACGATGATGACAACAGCGAACTTGTTGCTCAGCAGGCTATTTTACTCAGTCAAGCGCAAAGCTTAGGTTACCAAGCAGAGCCGAGATTAGATGATAGCCCTGAACAAACTTCAGCTGTGGCCGAAGCGCCATCTGTTCCTGATGTTCATTCAAGCGAAAATGCTCAAATGGCGCTTAATGATAAGTCCACAGATAATGCCAGTTTAGCAAATCAAGTCGATTTGTTGAGTTCTTCGGGCAAAGCGCAAAATAATGAGAGTCATCATGGTAATGATAATCTTTCAGAAGCCCTATTTGCAGCATCCGCTTCAGGTGCAGACAATGATTATCAAGATTACAATGAGATGAGCTTATCATTTATTGATGATGAGCAAGACAATCAAGATTATTTTGACGATTATGTTGCATATACGCAGCAAGAAAGCAGCGATACGATTGTAGCAACAGAGAGTCAGCAGCCTGTTATACCACAGTCAAGTTCAGCTGATGTAAAGACAGAGCATAACCAAAGCGATGAAGATCCATTAGATGATATTTTGGATAGGGTAATCGCTAGTCGTAATGCGTTACTTGCAGATGTGAATGCGCTCAAATCAGGTGATGAAACGAGTATTAAACCAAGCTCTAATAAAACGGCTTCGTCACCGTTAGCGCCTCAAAAGTCAGAGTTAAAGCAACAGCCATCAACATCAGATCTAGCCAAAGAAGATCTTACAGATCAACTAAAGCAGCAGGCGAATCAAGGGCCATTGGCGAGTGAAAATCATTTAAAAGCACCTTTAACGAATGATTTGTTATCTGTTGATGCTTTCCAACCGACACCAATAATTGAGCAAGAGCCAGCCAGTGTAGCGTTGCAAACTGATAGCGTATTCACTACGGTTAAACCAATTAATATTGAGCCAAATGAATCTGTTAATACTAAGAATGAATCTTACGATAGACCACCATGGGAAGCTCCGTCAGAAGCGGAAATTCAGCAGCAAGAACAAGATGCTCAATCTTTATTAGCATCGTCTAAAACTGCGCATGTTAACGATTTAGCTCCAGTTCAACCAGCACCAATTGAGAATAAACAGCTTGAAGTTAGTGCCCAGACAAGCCTTAGCACCACAGTCCATCAAATTACTGGCAATCAGCTAGATTTAGATTGGTATAAAATTATGGCTGAGGTGAAAGTAGGAGGTCGTGTTAGGCAATTGGGCGTTAATTCATTATGTGAAGCCATTGAAAGTCCGCTCAAATTGTTGCTAAAGCCTGATCAAAAGCACCTCAGTGCTGAAGTTGCAATTGAACAGTTACAAGATGCATTATCTAACTATCTTGGAACTGATATTCAGGTGGAGGTTGAAATTGGCCAAAATCCTTCACGGGAGACTCCGTTAGAATTACGTAAGCGTTTCCATCGCGAATTATTGCAACAAGCGCAGCAATCTATTTTAACTGACAGCAATATTCAGTGGATGATTAATCATTTAGCTGCTCAATTAGATCAAGATTCGGTTGTTTATCCTGCAGAGCAACTCACCGGTGTTGCCGAGCAAATTCCTGCAAGACTAAACTGA
- a CDS encoding TIGR01777 family oxidoreductase: protein MKILITGATGFVGKQLVASLKAHQLTIVTRNPNSATEQLGSNHSYINIKDIVTLDDFDAVINLAGEPIVGKRWSKKQKQVICDSRWNITQQLSNLIKKSNTPPHTFISASAIGYYGRQGTAPVDENSGFHDEFSHQICKKWEANALVAQSDKTRVCIPRIGIVLGKQGGALAKMLPPFKLGLGGPIGKGKQGMSWIHMEDLVGLIKWMLDTPSAKGIYNATAPNPVSNADFSMALAQALNRPAKIITPPLALRLAMGEMSELLTEGQFVLPTKALAEGFVFKYSKLDDAIITVV from the coding sequence ATGAAAATACTTATTACAGGTGCAACGGGATTTGTAGGAAAGCAGCTTGTTGCTAGCCTTAAAGCGCATCAGTTAACCATTGTTACCCGTAATCCAAATAGTGCCACTGAACAACTAGGTAGCAATCACAGCTATATCAACATCAAAGATATAGTGACACTGGATGATTTTGACGCCGTGATCAATCTTGCTGGCGAACCGATTGTTGGCAAGCGCTGGAGCAAAAAACAAAAACAAGTTATTTGCGACAGCCGTTGGAATATTACCCAACAATTAAGTAATTTAATCAAGAAAAGTAACACGCCACCCCATACTTTTATCAGCGCGTCTGCTATTGGCTATTATGGCCGTCAAGGTACGGCACCCGTTGACGAAAATAGCGGTTTTCATGATGAGTTTAGCCATCAAATCTGCAAAAAATGGGAAGCCAACGCCTTAGTTGCCCAATCTGATAAGACCCGAGTGTGTATTCCTCGGATAGGGATTGTGTTAGGTAAGCAAGGTGGCGCATTAGCTAAAATGTTACCGCCATTTAAACTTGGTTTAGGCGGCCCAATAGGTAAGGGAAAGCAAGGGATGAGCTGGATCCACATGGAAGATTTAGTGGGTTTAATTAAATGGATGCTTGATACCCCATCTGCCAAAGGTATCTACAATGCCACCGCCCCTAACCCAGTTAGTAACGCCGATTTTTCGATGGCATTAGCTCAAGCATTAAACCGCCCAGCCAAAATAATCACGCCCCCCTTAGCGCTGCGCCTTGCCATGGGGGAAATGTCAGAGCTTCTGACTGAAGGGCAATTTGTACTACCCACTAAAGCACTGGCTGAAGGGTTTGTATTTAAATATAGCAAGCTTGATGATGCGATAATTACGGTGGTTTAA
- a CDS encoding YbaN family protein → MLLKRGVYLIIGLTSLLLGIIGIVVPLLPTVPFILLAAYCFARSSDRLHHWLMTHPWFAKALTDWQTKRALNKTLKRRAMIMTTLSFAISIAVVPLLWVKVMLFCMLCGLLVYLWQIPELTE, encoded by the coding sequence ATGCTTTTAAAACGCGGTGTTTATTTAATTATTGGCTTAACGAGTTTACTACTTGGGATTATTGGCATTGTAGTGCCATTACTGCCAACAGTGCCGTTTATTTTATTAGCAGCATATTGCTTTGCACGTTCTAGTGATCGTTTACACCATTGGTTGATGACACATCCATGGTTTGCCAAGGCATTGACCGATTGGCAAACCAAAAGGGCACTTAACAAAACCTTAAAACGCCGAGCGATGATAATGACAACTTTAAGCTTTGCTATCAGCATTGCGGTGGTTCCCTTACTATGGGTTAAAGTCATGTTGTTTTGCATGCTGTGTGGATTATTAGTTTATTTGTGGCAGATCCCAGAGTTAACAGAATAA
- the folX gene encoding dihydroneopterin triphosphate 2'-epimerase — MKPETAIIRIKNLRLRTYIGIKEDEIQNQQDVIINVIIHYCADKARNSENITDALNYRTITKKIIALIENNRFSLLENLTSQTLAIASEHDWVEFASVEIDKPHALRFADSVSMELCYQKQPVLGD; from the coding sequence ATGAAACCAGAAACCGCTATTATACGCATTAAAAACCTTCGTTTACGCACTTATATTGGCATTAAGGAAGATGAAATCCAAAATCAGCAAGATGTCATTATTAATGTAATTATTCATTATTGTGCCGACAAAGCACGTAACAGCGAGAATATCACTGATGCGTTAAATTATCGCACTATTACGAAAAAAATCATTGCCTTAATTGAAAACAACCGTTTTTCATTATTAGAAAACCTCACGAGTCAAACCCTAGCAATAGCCAGCGAGCATGACTGGGTTGAGTTTGCTAGCGTCGAAATTGATAAGCCCCATGCACTGCGATTTGCAGACTCGGTATCAATGGAATTGTGCTATCAAAAACAACCTGTTTTAGGCGATTAA
- a CDS encoding AI-2E family transporter, with protein MKGIHQSSMAVRSFVVMACVVIILAGIKTASPIVVPFVLSAFLAVICNPVITLMCRYKLPKWLAIILLMGFIVLMSLWLTSLVGSSINEFSKQMPVYRAQLVEQFAWILDKLQQFNIHISRQKVLEYFDPGMALSMTTNMLSGVGNVMANLFLIILTIVFMLLESNDLSKKAHLALDDPEMRLKQIDRFLQSVNQYMMIKTLVSIATAIIVGIGLSIIGVDYALLWAVIAFLFNYIPNIGSIIAAIPAVLLAFVQFGPAAAGVTAGLYLGTNMVMGNVIEPKFMGRGLGLSTLVVFLSLIFWGWLLGSVGMLLSVPLTMVVKIGLESSQSGMWLAILLADNVDDKLSDSSMENHKQDDTEQISEQEK; from the coding sequence ATGAAAGGAATACATCAATCATCAATGGCAGTTCGTAGCTTTGTGGTGATGGCTTGTGTGGTCATTATTTTAGCCGGCATTAAAACAGCAAGCCCCATTGTTGTCCCTTTTGTGTTATCTGCTTTTTTAGCGGTGATTTGTAATCCTGTCATTACATTAATGTGTCGATACAAGCTGCCTAAATGGTTAGCAATAATACTCTTGATGGGCTTTATTGTGTTGATGAGTCTATGGCTCACCAGTTTAGTGGGCAGCTCTATTAATGAGTTCTCTAAACAAATGCCTGTTTATCGGGCTCAATTGGTCGAACAGTTTGCATGGATATTGGACAAACTACAGCAGTTTAATATTCATATTTCTCGTCAAAAAGTGCTGGAGTATTTCGACCCAGGTATGGCGTTAAGTATGACCACCAACATGTTATCTGGTGTAGGTAATGTGATGGCTAATTTGTTTTTAATCATACTAACCATTGTATTTATGCTGCTGGAATCCAATGATTTATCGAAGAAAGCGCATTTAGCATTAGATGATCCTGAGATGCGATTAAAGCAGATTGATCGCTTTTTGCAGTCAGTTAATCAATACATGATGATTAAAACACTGGTGAGTATAGCGACAGCGATAATCGTTGGTATTGGTTTAAGTATTATTGGCGTTGACTATGCGCTGCTGTGGGCGGTTATCGCATTTTTGTTTAATTATATTCCTAATATTGGCTCCATTATTGCTGCTATTCCTGCGGTACTGTTAGCCTTTGTGCAATTTGGTCCGGCGGCGGCGGGGGTAACTGCTGGGCTCTATTTAGGTACCAATATGGTGATGGGCAATGTTATTGAGCCTAAATTTATGGGGCGTGGCTTAGGGCTTTCAACGCTGGTGGTCTTTTTATCATTAATATTCTGGGGCTGGTTATTAGGCTCTGTAGGCATGTTATTATCGGTTCCGTTAACTATGGTGGTAAAAATAGGCCTTGAGTCGAGTCAGTCAGGTATGTGGTTAGCGATACTGCTTGCAGATAATGTTGATGACAAATTATCGGATTCCAGCATGGAAAATCATAAACAAGATGACACTGAACAAATAAGCGAACAAGAGAAGTAA
- a CDS encoding HvfC family RiPP maturation protein, with protein MEFKQVQQGFMDYIRDPSHPLPEGIEPRRMTIYRELFFNNVNGFVSSAFPVLKSVYAEQDWLALVQTFFAQHDCQTPIFVEIAGEFLVFLQQEYQVKDSDPAFLLELAHYEWLELIVATVQDAKTQTLMTINDITQVPLQLSACAKVAQYQFDVQHISIEYQPIEPPATPQFFCVYRDTQDEVAFLQLNPLTAQVLALIDQYTQQQQRLYFDDIVSWLTQLYPTMQSDVLSQGCVQMLTQMVEKNIIVKPLS; from the coding sequence ATGGAGTTTAAGCAAGTTCAACAAGGGTTTATGGATTATATTCGTGATCCTAGTCATCCTTTACCTGAAGGCATTGAACCAAGAAGAATGACCATTTATCGTGAGTTGTTTTTTAATAATGTTAATGGCTTTGTCTCTAGTGCATTTCCAGTATTAAAAAGCGTTTACGCTGAACAAGATTGGTTAGCTTTGGTACAAACATTTTTTGCTCAACATGATTGTCAAACGCCCATATTTGTCGAAATAGCGGGGGAGTTTTTAGTATTTTTACAACAAGAGTATCAAGTAAAAGATTCTGATCCCGCATTTTTGTTAGAGCTTGCCCACTATGAGTGGTTAGAGTTGATTGTTGCCACAGTCCAAGATGCTAAAACACAAACATTGATGACTATTAATGACATTACTCAAGTGCCATTACAGCTGTCAGCCTGTGCTAAAGTCGCGCAATACCAGTTTGATGTGCAGCATATTAGTATTGAGTATCAACCTATTGAACCGCCTGCAACACCGCAATTTTTTTGTGTATACCGAGACACACAAGATGAGGTAGCTTTTTTACAATTAAACCCATTAACTGCTCAAGTGTTAGCATTAATTGACCAGTATACACAGCAACAACAACGCCTTTATTTTGATGACATAGTGAGCTGGTTAACGCAGCTTTATCCAACTATGCAAAGTGATGTATTAAGCCAAGGCTGTGTACAAATGCTGACGCAGATGGTCGAAAAAAACATCATTGTTAAACCATTATCATAA
- a CDS encoding YbaB/EbfC family nucleoid-associated protein has product MFGKGGMGNLMKQAQMMQDKMAKMQEEIARMELTGEAGAGLVKVTMTGSHNVRRVEIDPSLMVEEDKEMLEDLIAAACNDAARRVEENQKAKMAEVTGGMQLPPGMKMPF; this is encoded by the coding sequence ATGTTTGGAAAAGGTGGTATGGGCAATTTGATGAAGCAAGCCCAAATGATGCAAGACAAAATGGCTAAAATGCAGGAAGAGATTGCCCGCATGGAGTTAACTGGCGAAGCCGGTGCAGGTCTTGTCAAAGTGACTATGACAGGTTCACACAATGTACGTCGTGTAGAAATTGATCCTAGCCTAATGGTGGAAGAAGATAAAGAGATGTTAGAAGACTTGATTGCTGCAGCATGCAATGACGCTGCTCGTCGAGTTGAAGAAAACCAAAAGGCTAAAATGGCGGAAGTCACAGGCGGTATGCAATTACCACCAGGCATGAAAATGCCGTTTTAA
- a CDS encoding amidohydrolase family protein: MKMKFQTKIKLTTLSLMAVLGTALSFSAVSETYDVVINNGRVMDPETNFDGVRNVGVKDGKIVVITKDEIKGKQVIDAKNHVVAPGFIEGHQHATDPFSRKVNLRDGLTTMMDFESGAGDIAKWYADAEGKTQSNYGMVVLATLARVSVLDGPEIAALGNDMGGLFAHTVGAAAAKAQKEGRKPGWSSTLPNKEQMTQIMSYVDEGLRQGALGVGVPVGYMTTGVTQYELYKYQELAAKYGRVTNGHVRFAGIRPPTEGQLGVQEMLANAMVLDAPFMASHLNSNMDWEYTIPMINDAREKRGAKVWGEVYPYAAGSTIAATDILTESSMAQMGITYSNVANLDGTRWDKAMYEDVRKNDPGRAIVIYNNPPEDIAKWIAQPGVVIVSDGMAILDENLEYYPWDSSYEGKSVHPRSAGTRAKVLRMVREDKNMSLMEAISKMSYLHAKYFDELAGIPHFKTKGRMQEGMDADIVVFNPDTVRDNSTYEPGKGAIPTTGMPYVLVNGVVVVKDSVVQKVFPGKPIRFPILEKGRLDQIEIEPRVFTPNQS, encoded by the coding sequence ATGAAAATGAAATTTCAAACTAAAATTAAGCTGACCACACTCAGTTTAATGGCAGTGTTAGGGACTGCTTTATCGTTCTCTGCAGTATCAGAAACATACGATGTTGTTATAAACAATGGCAGGGTGATGGACCCTGAAACTAACTTTGACGGCGTACGTAACGTCGGTGTTAAAGATGGCAAAATTGTTGTTATTACAAAGGATGAGATAAAAGGTAAGCAGGTAATTGATGCCAAAAATCATGTTGTTGCCCCAGGCTTTATTGAGGGACATCAGCATGCAACCGATCCATTTAGTCGCAAAGTGAATTTACGTGATGGTTTAACCACCATGATGGATTTTGAATCGGGAGCTGGCGATATCGCTAAATGGTATGCCGATGCGGAAGGAAAAACTCAGAGCAACTACGGAATGGTAGTGCTGGCAACGCTAGCCCGAGTTTCGGTGTTAGATGGGCCTGAAATAGCGGCTTTAGGAAATGATATGGGTGGATTGTTCGCTCATACCGTTGGTGCTGCAGCGGCAAAAGCTCAAAAAGAAGGGCGAAAGCCGGGGTGGTCATCGACATTACCTAACAAAGAGCAAATGACCCAGATTATGAGCTATGTTGACGAAGGGCTTCGTCAAGGTGCTTTAGGTGTAGGGGTCCCGGTCGGTTATATGACAACAGGTGTTACTCAATACGAATTGTATAAATATCAAGAGTTAGCTGCTAAATACGGCCGAGTTACCAATGGACATGTCCGCTTTGCTGGCATTCGTCCGCCCACAGAGGGGCAATTAGGGGTCCAAGAAATGCTAGCTAATGCCATGGTATTAGATGCACCGTTCATGGCTTCACACCTTAATAGTAACATGGATTGGGAATACACTATTCCTATGATAAATGATGCAAGAGAAAAACGAGGTGCCAAGGTATGGGGTGAGGTTTATCCTTATGCGGCGGGCTCAACGATTGCAGCTACTGATATTCTAACCGAGTCAAGTATGGCTCAAATGGGGATCACCTATTCAAATGTTGCAAACTTGGATGGCACTCGCTGGGATAAAGCCATGTATGAGGACGTTCGCAAAAACGACCCAGGCAGAGCGATTGTGATTTATAACAATCCACCTGAAGATATCGCCAAATGGATCGCTCAGCCAGGTGTGGTTATCGTTTCTGATGGTATGGCTATCTTAGATGAAAACCTTGAATACTACCCTTGGGATTCCTCGTATGAGGGCAAGTCTGTTCACCCACGCAGTGCAGGAACTCGTGCCAAAGTGTTGCGTATGGTGCGTGAAGATAAAAATATGTCTTTAATGGAAGCTATTTCAAAGATGAGTTACCTACATGCTAAATATTTTGATGAATTGGCGGGTATCCCTCACTTTAAAACTAAAGGACGTATGCAAGAAGGTATGGACGCGGATATCGTCGTGTTTAATCCTGATACCGTTAGAGATAACTCTACTTATGAACCAGGAAAAGGCGCAATCCCGACTACCGGCATGCCTTATGTGTTGGTTAATGGAGTCGTTGTGGTAAAAGATTCTGTGGTTCAAAAGGTCTTTCCTGGTAAGCCAATTCGCTTTCCTATATTGGAAAAGGGTCGTTTAGATCAAATTGAAATTGAACCAAGAGTCTTTACCCCTAATCAGTCGTAA